GGCGAACATTCCAGCGCCTTGAGGCAGGCGGCACTCAGGTCGTCGTCGAGCGCGCCGGCCTGCTCATGGCCGCCGAGGATGTCGCTCGGGCCGGTCACGGGGAAGGCCGCGACGGGCACGCCGCTCGAAAGCGCCTCGATGATCGTGTTGCCGAAGGTGTCGGTCTTCGACGTGAAGACGAAAACATCCGCTTCCGCATAGGCTTTCGCCAGCGCCTCGTCCTGCAACATGCCGGCAAAGTGCACATTGGGGTATTTTTCCTCAAGCGTCCTGCGCGCCGGCCCGTCGCCGACAACGACGATGCTGCCGGGCAGGTCGAGCGCGAGCAGCGCGGGAAGGTTCTTTTCCACGGCGACGCGGGCGACGGTGAGGAAGATCGGCCGCTTGAGGCCGCCGAATGGCGCTTCCGATTTCCGCCGGGGGTGAAACAGCGCATTGTCGATGCCGCGGCTCCAGCGCATCAGGTTGTGGATGCCGCGTGTCTCCAGTTCACGCGCCAGACTGTCGGTCGCCACCATGCAGCCGTTGCCGGAATTGTGAAACCGGCGGACGATGCCGTAGAGCATATCCTTCGGGATCGGCAGGCGTGCGGCGACATATTCGGGAAAGCGGGTGTGATAGCTGGTGGTAAACCGCATTCCGTTCTTCAGGCAATAGCGGCGCGCCTTGAAGCCGAGCGGCCCCTCGGTGGCGATATGGACGAACTCCGGCGCGCTTTCCTCTATCTTTCGGGCAATCTGCCCGTATGTCGCGAGCGCCAGCCGGATTTCCGGATAGGTCGGCATCGGCATGCTGCGAAAAAGATCGGGCGTGATCATCGTCACCGTGAGGCCCATCTTCTCCAGTTCGTGGTTGGTGTTCTCGATCGAGCGAACCACGCCGTTGACCTGCGGATGCCAGGCATCGGACACAAGCGTCAGTCTCTTGGGCGCGCTTTCGTTCACGTCGGTCTACCGATTCTTCCGCCGGCGCAGTCCGGCCGGTCCGGCCCTGTTATCCAAGTGATGTTACAGCCTTATTACACCGCGATTTCGCCGCAAACGCCAGCGGCCGATCGCGCGCCTTCTCCATTTACCTGACGCCGGCGCGACGATAGGCTGGCGGCCGGAGATCTCAGACCATTTCAGCAAGGAATTTTCGATGACCGACGAGAAAAGCGAAAACGGCGCATGGTGGCGCGGCGGCGTCATCTACCAGATCTATCCGCGCTCGTTTCAGGATACGACCGGCGACGGGATCGGCAATCTGCCGGGGATTACCCGCAGGCTTGCCTATGTCGCCGAACTCGGCGTCGATGCGGTCTGGCTTTCGCCCTTCTTCACCTCGCCGATGGCGGACATGGGCTATGATGTTTCCGACTATCTCGATGTCGACCCGATGTTCGGCACGCTCGATGATTTCAGGGCGCTCGTGGCAGAGGCCCACCGGCTGGGGCTCAAGGTTATTATCGACCAGGTGCTTTCCCACACCTCCGACC
This window of the Martelella lutilitoris genome carries:
- a CDS encoding glycosyltransferase family 4 protein produces the protein MNESAPKRLTLVSDAWHPQVNGVVRSIENTNHELEKMGLTVTMITPDLFRSMPMPTYPEIRLALATYGQIARKIEESAPEFVHIATEGPLGFKARRYCLKNGMRFTTSYHTRFPEYVAARLPIPKDMLYGIVRRFHNSGNGCMVATDSLARELETRGIHNLMRWSRGIDNALFHPRRKSEAPFGGLKRPIFLTVARVAVEKNLPALLALDLPGSIVVVGDGPARRTLEEKYPNVHFAGMLQDEALAKAYAEADVFVFTSKTDTFGNTIIEALSSGVPVAAFPVTGPSDILGGHEQAGALDDDLSAACLKALECSPEAARDLALTYTWEAAARQFYDNMLVAHGP